A genomic region of Maledivibacter sp. contains the following coding sequences:
- a CDS encoding urocanate hydratase produces the protein MISNIDISKAMSIKLDNELPPYPKFDEGYRRAPKREFNLTPRETEIALKNALRYIPEELHEELGPEFMEELITRGRIYGYRYRPKGAIKGRPIKEYKGKCVEGKAIQVMIDNNLDFEIALYPYELVTYGETGQVCQNWMQYRLIKKYLEEVTNEQTLVVMSGHPLGLFKSSPEAPRVLITNSIMIGMYDNPDTWHKAAAMGVANYGQMTAGGWMYIGPQGIVHGTFNTILNAGRLKYGIADDADLRGYLYVTSGLGGMSGAQGKAVKIANGVGILAEVDYSRIQTRLDQGWVDVVTKSPKEAFELAKEYQDKKEGLAIAFSGNIVDLLEYAVENNIDIPLLSDQTSCHVPYDGGYCPQGLNFEDRTKLLTRDKKKFAKLVDESLKRHYELIKILVERGSYFFDYGNAFMKAVYDAGVDEICKNGRDESEGFIFPSYVEDIMGPMLFDYGYGPFRWVCLSGDPEDLRKTDNAAMNCIDPNRRGQDRDNYVWIKDAEKNALVVGTQARILYQDAMGRLKIALKFNEMVRNGEIGPVMLGRDHHDTGGTDSPFRETSNIKDGSQVMAEMATQCFAGNAARGMSMVALHNGGGVGISKSINGGFGMVLDGSERVDTILKRAMPWDVMVGVSRRAWARNENSIETCIEYNDNKKGTDHITIPFIPKEDLVKNLVAKAFKEMK, from the coding sequence ATGATTAGCAATATCGATATTTCTAAAGCAATGTCTATTAAGCTTGATAACGAATTGCCTCCTTATCCCAAATTTGATGAAGGATATAGAAGGGCTCCAAAGAGAGAATTCAACCTTACACCAAGGGAGACAGAGATAGCTCTTAAAAACGCACTTCGTTATATACCCGAGGAGCTACATGAAGAGCTTGGGCCAGAATTTATGGAGGAATTAATAACTAGAGGTAGAATATATGGGTATCGTTATAGACCTAAGGGAGCCATAAAAGGAAGACCAATAAAGGAATACAAGGGAAAATGTGTAGAGGGAAAAGCTATACAAGTAATGATTGACAATAATCTTGACTTCGAAATTGCTTTATATCCATATGAACTTGTTACCTATGGAGAAACCGGCCAAGTATGTCAAAACTGGATGCAATATAGACTTATAAAGAAGTATCTTGAAGAGGTGACTAATGAGCAGACCCTAGTTGTTATGTCCGGTCATCCACTAGGGTTATTTAAATCTTCTCCAGAGGCTCCAAGAGTACTTATAACTAATTCAATTATGATTGGTATGTATGACAATCCTGATACATGGCATAAAGCAGCTGCCATGGGAGTTGCGAACTATGGACAAATGACAGCCGGTGGATGGATGTATATAGGGCCTCAAGGAATAGTTCATGGAACCTTTAATACTATCCTTAATGCAGGTAGATTAAAGTATGGAATAGCCGATGATGCGGATTTAAGAGGTTATCTTTATGTGACATCTGGATTGGGCGGAATGAGTGGGGCCCAAGGTAAAGCTGTGAAAATAGCTAACGGAGTTGGTATATTAGCTGAGGTAGATTATTCTAGAATACAAACAAGATTAGATCAAGGCTGGGTTGATGTAGTTACAAAGAGTCCAAAGGAAGCCTTTGAATTGGCAAAGGAATATCAAGACAAAAAAGAAGGCTTGGCCATAGCTTTTTCTGGGAACATAGTCGATTTACTTGAGTATGCGGTTGAGAATAATATTGATATTCCCCTACTATCTGATCAAACCTCCTGTCATGTACCCTATGATGGAGGCTATTGTCCCCAAGGACTTAACTTTGAAGATAGAACAAAGCTTTTGACAAGGGATAAGAAAAAATTTGCTAAGCTTGTAGATGAATCCCTCAAAAGACATTATGAACTCATAAAGATTTTGGTAGAAAGAGGTTCCTATTTCTTTGATTATGGAAATGCTTTTATGAAGGCAGTTTATGATGCGGGTGTTGATGAAATCTGTAAAAATGGTAGAGATGAAAGTGAGGGCTTTATATTCCCATCATATGTTGAAGATATAATGGGACCTATGCTTTTTGATTATGGATATGGTCCATTTAGATGGGTATGCTTAAGTGGAGACCCAGAGGATCTAAGAAAAACCGATAATGCCGCAATGAATTGTATTGATCCTAATAGAAGGGGTCAAGATAGAGACAACTATGTATGGATTAAGGATGCAGAAAAAAATGCTTTAGTTGTTGGTACGCAAGCAAGAATATTATATCAGGATGCAATGGGCAGATTAAAAATAGCTTTGAAATTCAATGAAATGGTAAGAAATGGAGAAATAGGCCCGGTTATGCTTGGTAGAGATCATCATGATACAGGCGGTACGGATTCACCCTTTAGAGAAACCTCAAACATCAAAGACGGAAGTCAAGTTATGGCTGAGATGGCCACCCAATGTTTTGCTGGGAATGCGGCAAGAGGTATGAGTATGGTGGCACTGCACAATGGCGGAGGTGTAGGCATTAGTAAGTCTATAAACGGTGGTTTTGGAATGGTGCTTGATGGAAGTGAGAGGGTTGATACTATCCTTAAGAGGGCAATGCCTTGGGATGTTATGGTTGGAGTTTCAAGAAGAGCTTGGGCTAGAAACGAGAATTCAATAGAAACCTGTATAGAATATAATGATAATAAAAAAGGAACAGATCATATAACTATTCCATTTATACCTAAAGAAGATCTAGTGAAAAATTTAGTTGCTAAAGCCTTTAAAGAAATGAAATAG
- a CDS encoding L-threonine 3-dehydrogenase, producing the protein MKRILVTGALGQIGSELVMKLRDIYGIDNIIASNRSSDKNGGDEVIDSGPFEVVDVLNPNQIADVTSKHKIDTIIHLAAILSAVGEENPTLLWDVNMNGLYNILEVARENKYAVFTPSSIAAFGPSTPKDFTPQDTIQRPTTMYGISKVAGELLCDYYFERFGVDTRGVRFPGLISYKALPGGGTTDYAVHIYYDALKSKKFICNIDKGTKMDMMYMPDALDAIVNLMEADPSHLKHRNAFNVTAMSFGPDEIYEEIKKHIPEFEIEYNIDPIKQKIAESWPNSLDDNDARREWGWEPKYNLSSMTIDMLEKLKEKLNTK; encoded by the coding sequence ATGAAAAGAATTCTAGTTACTGGAGCTTTAGGACAGATTGGTTCTGAATTAGTTATGAAACTAAGAGATATTTACGGAATAGATAATATTATAGCAAGTAACCGAAGTAGTGATAAAAATGGGGGCGATGAGGTCATTGATTCGGGGCCCTTCGAAGTTGTCGATGTTCTAAATCCTAATCAAATAGCTGATGTTACTAGTAAACACAAGATTGATACGATTATACATTTAGCTGCTATACTTTCGGCAGTAGGAGAAGAAAATCCTACCCTGCTATGGGATGTCAACATGAATGGTCTTTACAATATCCTTGAAGTTGCAAGGGAAAATAAATATGCTGTATTTACTCCTAGTTCCATAGCAGCCTTTGGGCCTAGTACTCCAAAGGATTTCACACCTCAAGATACTATTCAAAGGCCAACTACTATGTATGGAATATCTAAGGTAGCTGGTGAACTATTATGTGATTATTATTTTGAAAGGTTCGGTGTTGATACTAGGGGCGTTAGATTTCCAGGGCTTATTTCTTATAAGGCATTACCCGGTGGAGGAACCACAGACTACGCGGTTCATATATATTATGATGCTTTAAAATCTAAAAAATTTATTTGCAATATAGACAAAGGAACGAAAATGGATATGATGTATATGCCAGATGCCCTAGATGCTATTGTAAATCTTATGGAGGCTGATCCATCCCATTTAAAACATAGGAATGCATTTAATGTAACCGCAATGAGCTTTGGGCCTGACGAAATATATGAAGAAATCAAAAAACATATACCAGAATTTGAGATAGAATATAATATAGATCCTATTAAGCAGAAAATAGCAGAATCTTGGCCCAACTCATTAGATGATAATGATGCACGTAGGGAATGGGGATGGGAGCCCAAATATAATCTTTCATCAATGACTATAGATATGTTAGAAAAATTAAAGGAGAAATTGAATACTAAATAA
- the uvsE gene encoding UV DNA damage repair endonuclease UvsE, with product MRINFGYVAMSKVVKNCSPSQTVTVKNLTKIEDEEVRLYKLNSIAKSNIKNTQRLFYHNNAHDIKMYRLTSKLIPLATHPITRNWDWYDATKEDLKALGDYAKEKGFRISAHPDHYTLLNSPKEEILQTSLRDLEYHYKIFQGMGLDISSKLILHIGGRYKSKDKSIERFINNFSIIPEHLKKILILENDDKTYTAKEVLDICEKISVPMVLDIHHHWCNNNGEDISDFLGNIFDTWNYEDISPKIHLSSPKDEKNFRSHADNIDISFFMEFLEKAKKVNRDFDVMIEAKNKDLALFNLMKELENISEIEVINQASIEY from the coding sequence TTGAGGATAAACTTTGGATATGTGGCTATGTCAAAGGTAGTGAAAAATTGTTCTCCGTCTCAAACGGTAACAGTAAAAAACCTAACTAAAATTGAAGATGAGGAAGTAAGACTTTATAAATTAAATTCTATTGCTAAATCCAATATAAAGAACACCCAAAGACTTTTTTATCATAACAATGCCCATGACATAAAGATGTATCGTTTAACTTCTAAGCTCATACCCCTTGCTACCCATCCTATTACCCGAAATTGGGACTGGTATGATGCTACAAAGGAGGATTTAAAGGCTCTAGGAGATTATGCAAAGGAAAAGGGGTTTAGAATAAGTGCCCATCCTGATCATTATACTCTATTAAACTCACCTAAAGAAGAGATATTGCAGACATCCTTAAGGGATTTAGAATATCACTACAAAATTTTTCAAGGCATGGGGTTAGATATTTCTTCTAAATTAATACTGCATATAGGAGGAAGATATAAAAGTAAAGACAAATCAATAGAACGGTTTATCAATAATTTTAGTATTATACCAGAACATCTAAAAAAAATACTGATACTTGAAAACGATGATAAAACCTATACTGCTAAAGAAGTTTTAGATATTTGTGAAAAAATAAGTGTGCCTATGGTATTAGATATCCATCATCACTGGTGCAACAATAATGGAGAAGATATATCGGATTTTTTAGGAAATATTTTTGATACTTGGAATTATGAAGATATTTCTCCTAAAATCCATCTTTCCAGTCCCAAAGACGAAAAAAATTTTAGAAGTCATGCAGACAATATAGATATAAGTTTTTTTATGGAATTCCTAGAAAAAGCTAAGAAGGTTAATAGGGATTTTGATGTTATGATAGAAGCGAAAAATAAGGATTTAGCCCTTTTTAACTTAATGAAGGAGTTAGAAAATATTTCTGAAATAGAAGTAATAAATCAAGCCTCAATTGAGTATTAG
- a CDS encoding AAA family ATPase, translating to MSLIKVKLFNTPCVMRDNEKIKFPFMKAEALFYYLLVNKQATRDELVSLFWGESGDKIAKKNLRNAMYKIRKAFDMDIIISPQKSTVILNPDIEIESDLELLLCGKRDFIEIYEGEFLKGFGVKRAEGFENWLFNKRQYYKDIYLSRIYNSIDISFNEKDLDKVKKFAKLILNEDEFDERPYRILMNVYREQGTYNKAIELYDRLENTLDKELGIKPDLKTQNIIKDIKRIYKVKEPMLDRRPQELFYGREKEISFLKKNFRLFMDNKGYMSVFIKGEAGIGKTKLKDEFYRSIEKENVYIFETNCYQAEKHYFLKPWNDILSELSIIIEENTIKIPLTWRKMISYIFPSFYNEEMIDKKNPVEVLDTLKFSVIEEAIQGVFKRVVEKRKIILIFEDMQWIDDLSLSLLSTIIHRNHNIMLLSTCRNVHYERIDQFITMLRSHNLLEVIKLHRFTKDEMDDFIHKYFKGPTIKKRTKEIIYKETEGNTFFLMEYLNMIKEKGDLENVISPKMKDILKSKFIDISQEGKKLLNIGAMFFDKVTLKMIKELSGKDEFEIIEIMEELHNKYIIYEIGGEEISYKFTHQKLREYVYYSLSSAKRRILHNKIGDITLKSLRNDKRDVAIYPKLIYHYSNAGNTLNTLKYMIKYLDVYLDIKHELFPIISYVDFKEPNFKNMSIKKVLDYFNDIEELFTKLKDIEVDIEEVITLEIGYLHIKGRYLIREGEYKQGNKNIEEMIDKALSIKSFKYALKGYRQNIYYGIQVHDIFFMEDNIDKGLKIAYAHNLDEDIGIFLRLKGLNKIMMEAYDEAEKLLTESIKTFTNINNDSKYSLNIAACYNYIGEIRRHRMEFSKALNYYDRAMKICEEKKLLRGLTIFNTNAGQAAFEKGDYLRAKEYLKRAIIIYGQIDTLWGRSTAEGFMALIKCKEGKYDLALEHLKNAEYYSGKLKSPLEIGIVYRVKAEIKANMKGNESLNKVFSKYLDLSIKKYCDMGIKHLMEVKEGYEIGILKILSK from the coding sequence ATGAGTTTAATAAAAGTAAAATTATTCAATACTCCTTGTGTAATGAGAGATAATGAAAAGATTAAATTTCCATTCATGAAGGCAGAGGCTTTGTTCTATTATTTGCTTGTCAATAAGCAGGCTACAAGGGACGAGCTAGTTTCTTTATTTTGGGGTGAGTCTGGGGACAAGATTGCCAAAAAAAACCTTAGAAATGCAATGTATAAAATAAGAAAAGCCTTTGATATGGATATTATCATATCTCCTCAAAAGTCAACCGTAATCTTAAATCCAGATATAGAAATAGAGAGCGATTTAGAATTATTATTATGTGGAAAAAGGGATTTCATAGAGATATATGAGGGCGAATTTTTAAAGGGGTTTGGAGTAAAGAGGGCAGAAGGCTTTGAAAATTGGTTGTTTAACAAAAGACAGTATTATAAAGATATATATCTATCGAGGATATATAATAGTATAGATATTTCCTTTAATGAAAAGGACTTAGATAAAGTTAAAAAATTTGCAAAGCTTATATTAAACGAAGATGAATTTGATGAAAGACCCTATCGGATATTGATGAATGTTTATAGAGAACAGGGTACCTATAATAAAGCTATAGAGTTATATGATAGATTAGAGAATACCCTTGATAAGGAACTTGGGATTAAACCGGATTTAAAAACTCAAAATATCATTAAAGATATAAAAAGAATTTATAAGGTTAAGGAACCAATGCTTGATAGAAGGCCACAGGAATTATTTTATGGAAGAGAAAAAGAGATAAGTTTTCTTAAGAAGAATTTCAGATTGTTTATGGATAATAAAGGGTATATGTCTGTTTTCATTAAAGGAGAAGCGGGAATAGGAAAAACAAAGTTAAAGGATGAATTTTATAGGAGTATCGAAAAAGAGAATGTATATATATTTGAGACAAATTGCTATCAAGCGGAAAAACATTACTTTTTAAAACCATGGAATGATATACTTTCTGAGCTTTCTATTATTATTGAAGAAAACACAATCAAAATTCCTTTGACATGGAGGAAAATGATTTCATATATTTTTCCATCCTTTTATAATGAGGAAATGATAGATAAGAAGAACCCCGTTGAAGTTTTAGATACATTAAAATTTAGTGTTATTGAAGAAGCTATTCAGGGGGTTTTTAAAAGGGTTGTTGAAAAAAGAAAAATAATTCTTATCTTTGAGGATATGCAATGGATAGATGATTTAAGTCTATCCCTTTTGTCAACTATTATTCATAGAAACCATAATATCATGCTTCTAAGTACTTGTAGGAATGTGCATTATGAAAGAATAGATCAGTTTATTACAATGTTAAGATCCCATAATTTACTTGAAGTAATTAAGCTTCATCGATTCACAAAGGATGAAATGGATGATTTCATCCATAAATATTTTAAGGGGCCTACAATTAAAAAAAGGACAAAGGAAATAATATACAAAGAAACTGAAGGTAATACTTTTTTTCTTATGGAATATCTTAACATGATTAAGGAAAAAGGGGACTTGGAAAATGTAATTTCCCCTAAAATGAAGGATATACTTAAAAGTAAATTCATTGATATATCTCAAGAAGGCAAGAAGCTTCTTAATATAGGAGCCATGTTTTTTGACAAAGTGACATTGAAAATGATAAAAGAATTATCGGGGAAAGATGAATTCGAGATTATTGAGATTATGGAAGAACTTCATAATAAGTATATCATCTATGAAATTGGGGGAGAAGAAATTAGTTATAAATTTACCCATCAAAAGCTTAGAGAATATGTATATTACAGCCTATCTTCAGCTAAAAGGAGAATACTGCATAATAAAATAGGGGATATAACATTAAAATCCCTTAGGAATGATAAAAGGGACGTGGCCATATATCCAAAGCTAATTTATCACTATTCAAATGCTGGAAACACTTTAAACACCTTGAAATATATGATTAAATACTTAGATGTATATTTGGATATAAAACATGAGCTTTTTCCCATTATAAGCTATGTAGACTTCAAAGAACCAAATTTTAAAAACATGAGTATTAAAAAGGTACTAGATTATTTTAACGATATTGAAGAACTCTTTACAAAGTTAAAGGATATAGAAGTAGATATTGAAGAAGTAATTACATTGGAGATAGGGTATTTACATATAAAGGGAAGATACTTAATTAGAGAAGGGGAATATAAACAAGGTAATAAAAATATTGAAGAGATGATTGATAAAGCCCTTAGTATAAAATCCTTTAAATATGCACTAAAGGGATATAGGCAAAATATATATTATGGTATTCAAGTTCATGACATTTTTTTTATGGAGGATAACATAGATAAGGGACTAAAGATTGCTTATGCCCATAACTTAGATGAAGATATAGGCATATTTTTAAGATTAAAGGGTCTAAACAAAATTATGATGGAAGCATATGATGAAGCTGAAAAGTTACTTACGGAATCAATAAAGACCTTTACAAATATAAATAATGATAGTAAATATTCCTTAAATATAGCTGCTTGCTATAATTATATTGGTGAAATAAGAAGACATAGAATGGAATTTTCCAAGGCATTAAACTATTATGACAGGGCTATGAAAATATGCGAAGAAAAAAAACTTTTAAGGGGACTAACTATTTTCAATACCAATGCAGGACAAGCGGCCTTTGAAAAAGGTGATTATCTAAGGGCAAAGGAATATTTAAAAAGAGCCATTATCATTTATGGACAAATTGATACTTTATGGGGGCGTTCAACGGCAGAAGGTTTTATGGCATTGATTAAATGTAAAGAAGGTAAATATGATTTGGCCTTGGAGCATCTGAAAAACGCTGAGTACTATTCTGGAAAATTGAAAAGTCCTTTAGAAATTGGGATAGTTTACAGAGTTAAGGCAGAAATCAAGGCAAATATGAAAGGCAATGAAAGCTTAAATAAGGTGTTTTCAAAATATTTAGATTTATCCATAAAGAAATATTGTGACATGGGAATTAAGCATCTAATGGAAGTAAAGGAAGGTTACGAAATCGGGATACTAAAAATTCTTAGTAAATAA
- the hutI gene encoding imidazolonepropionase: protein MEKGNIIIKNASELVTCKGFKSKKGKEMNDLHIVHDGTVIIEEGIIKAVGKTEEVLKNVNEDGYVIIDASGKTILPGFVDSHTHLVFGGYRAEEFSWRLRGDSYMEIMNRGGGIINSVKGTKEASKEELIALGKKRLNSMLAFGVTTVEGKSGYGLDFDTEIKQLEVMEELDKLHPLDIVKTFLGAHAVPEEYKGREDEFIDFIIEEVLPIVQERNLADFCDVFCEKNVFSIEQSRRLLLKAKEMGMKSKLHADEIVRLGGAELAAEIEAVSADHLLQASDKGIKAMAEKGVVATLLPGTAFSLKEEFARGRFMIDNGCAVALATDFNPGSCFTESIPLIISLATLYMKMTPEETITALTINGAAAINKADEIGSIDVGKKGDIVIHEFPSYKFLPYHIGVSTVEKVIKNGIMVYDRNIAFKGV from the coding sequence ATGGAAAAGGGAAATATAATAATAAAAAATGCTTCGGAATTAGTAACCTGTAAAGGCTTTAAATCAAAAAAAGGCAAAGAAATGAATGATTTGCATATCGTACATGATGGCACAGTTATTATTGAGGAGGGAATTATTAAAGCAGTTGGGAAAACTGAAGAGGTGTTAAAAAATGTCAATGAGGACGGCTACGTAATTATTGACGCTTCAGGAAAAACTATATTACCTGGATTTGTTGATTCCCATACCCACTTGGTTTTCGGAGGTTATAGAGCTGAAGAGTTTTCATGGAGATTACGTGGAGACAGTTATATGGAAATAATGAATAGAGGCGGAGGTATAATAAATTCCGTTAAAGGAACAAAGGAAGCGTCTAAGGAAGAACTTATAGCTTTAGGAAAGAAAAGACTTAATTCCATGTTAGCCTTTGGAGTCACCACAGTAGAGGGTAAAAGTGGATATGGCCTTGACTTTGATACAGAAATAAAACAATTAGAAGTAATGGAAGAGCTGGATAAATTGCACCCTTTAGATATAGTTAAAACCTTTTTAGGAGCCCATGCTGTTCCGGAGGAGTATAAGGGAAGAGAAGATGAATTTATAGACTTCATAATAGAAGAGGTTTTGCCCATTGTGCAAGAAAGAAATTTAGCAGATTTTTGTGATGTTTTCTGTGAAAAAAATGTTTTTTCCATAGAGCAATCAAGAAGACTACTGCTAAAAGCAAAGGAAATGGGCATGAAATCTAAGCTTCATGCAGATGAAATAGTGAGACTAGGTGGAGCTGAGCTTGCAGCTGAGATTGAAGCTGTTTCCGCTGATCATTTACTACAAGCATCCGATAAAGGTATAAAAGCTATGGCGGAAAAAGGGGTTGTGGCTACATTATTACCTGGAACAGCATTTAGTCTAAAGGAAGAATTTGCAAGGGGTAGGTTTATGATAGACAATGGTTGTGCAGTTGCCCTTGCTACGGACTTCAATCCGGGAAGCTGTTTTACTGAGTCAATACCACTGATAATTTCACTTGCTACTTTATATATGAAAATGACTCCAGAAGAAACAATAACTGCTTTAACAATAAATGGTGCAGCTGCAATTAATAAAGCCGATGAAATTGGAAGTATTGATGTAGGCAAAAAAGGAGACATTGTGATTCACGAATTTCCTTCCTATAAGTTTTTGCCCTATCATATAGGTGTGAGTACTGTAGAAAAGGTAATTAAAAATGGTATAATGGTTTATGATAGAAATATAGCATTTAAAGGCGTGTGA
- a CDS encoding DegV family protein, producing MNIKIIGDSCFDMNKELKKISEICLAPLKISIGEKVFRDDENLDQKNLLVSMKKSDKPPKTASPSPNDFLDRFKGKEDVFVVTLSSQLSGSYNSAVLARQMYLEESKDKFIHVFDSLSASVGQTLVGLKIMELSKLNYKTHQVVEKVDEYIKDMKTLFVLESLDNLIKAGRINKIVAKLATAFSIKPIMGSTDKGTISLVEKARGSKKALRRLVELIEEQGEKIEEKILGIAHCNCLDRAQKLKGEIMQRYNFKDIIIVETAGISTVYANDGGIVIAF from the coding sequence ATGAATATAAAAATAATAGGTGACAGCTGTTTTGATATGAATAAAGAACTTAAAAAAATATCAGAGATATGCTTAGCTCCTTTAAAAATAAGTATAGGTGAAAAAGTATTTAGGGATGATGAAAACTTAGATCAAAAAAATCTGTTAGTGTCTATGAAGAAGTCAGACAAACCTCCAAAAACTGCGAGCCCTTCACCAAATGATTTTCTAGATAGATTTAAGGGAAAAGAAGATGTATTTGTTGTAACATTATCTTCCCAGTTAAGTGGAAGCTATAATAGTGCAGTTTTGGCTAGGCAGATGTATCTTGAAGAGTCAAAGGACAAATTCATTCATGTTTTTGATTCACTTAGTGCATCTGTTGGGCAGACACTAGTTGGGCTTAAAATTATGGAATTATCAAAGCTTAACTATAAAACCCATCAAGTTGTTGAAAAGGTAGATGAGTACATAAAGGATATGAAAACATTATTTGTTCTGGAATCCCTAGACAATTTGATAAAAGCAGGAAGGATTAATAAGATAGTTGCGAAGTTGGCTACTGCTTTTTCTATTAAGCCAATAATGGGTTCTACGGATAAGGGAACCATAAGCTTAGTTGAAAAGGCTAGGGGTTCTAAAAAAGCATTAAGACGTTTAGTTGAATTAATAGAAGAACAGGGAGAAAAAATTGAAGAAAAAATTCTTGGAATAGCTCATTGTAATTGCTTAGATAGGGCACAAAAGCTAAAGGGTGAAATAATGCAAAGATATAACTTTAAAGATATAATAATCGTAGAGACTGCAGGAATAAGTACTGTATATGCTAATGACGGAGGAATAGTTATAGCTTTTTAA
- the ftcD gene encoding glutamate formimidoyltransferase yields MPEVKKIVQCVPNFSEGRDLDKIEKIVSPLRGKEGVKLLNYEADKDYNRVVVTVIGEPLAVKNAVVEAIGVAAEVIDMTKHEGQHSRMGASDVVPFIPIKNMSMTEAVELAKETGKEIAEKYNIPIFLYEKAATKPVRENLAKVRKGQFEGMAEKLQDPEWKPDFGEAKIHPTAGVTAVGARMPLVAYNIDLDTDNIEIANKISRAIRHSGGGYRFIKAGGVHIPERGITQVTMNLTDYTKTAMYRAFEAVKMEARRYGVNVLGSEVVGLVPMEALIDTAAYYLGLYGFSMDKVLETSLME; encoded by the coding sequence ATGCCTGAAGTTAAAAAAATTGTACAATGCGTACCAAACTTTAGTGAAGGTAGAGATTTGGATAAGATAGAAAAAATTGTATCACCACTTAGAGGGAAAGAAGGAGTAAAGCTTTTAAACTATGAAGCCGATAAGGATTACAATAGAGTTGTTGTAACAGTAATAGGTGAACCTCTGGCCGTAAAAAATGCCGTTGTTGAAGCCATAGGAGTTGCTGCTGAGGTTATTGATATGACAAAGCATGAGGGTCAACACTCAAGAATGGGAGCAAGTGATGTTGTGCCCTTCATACCTATAAAAAACATGAGTATGACGGAAGCAGTAGAGCTTGCAAAGGAAACTGGCAAGGAAATAGCAGAAAAATATAATATACCTATTTTCCTATATGAAAAAGCAGCAACAAAACCAGTAAGGGAAAATCTTGCCAAGGTTAGAAAAGGACAGTTTGAAGGGATGGCTGAGAAGCTCCAAGACCCAGAATGGAAACCGGATTTTGGAGAGGCTAAAATTCACCCTACTGCTGGTGTTACAGCGGTTGGGGCTAGAATGCCACTAGTGGCCTACAATATAGATTTAGATACAGATAATATAGAGATTGCTAATAAAATTTCGAGGGCTATTAGACATTCCGGTGGAGGTTATAGATTTATCAAGGCTGGTGGAGTTCATATACCTGAAAGAGGTATTACACAGGTCACCATGAATCTTACTGATTATACAAAAACAGCTATGTATAGAGCCTTTGAAGCAGTTAAAATGGAAGCACGAAGATATGGTGTAAACGTTCTAGGTAGTGAAGTAGTAGGACTTGTGCCTATGGAAGCCTTGATTGATACAGCAGCATACTATCTTGGACTTTATGGTTTTTCGATGGATAAAGTTTTAGAAACTAGTTTAATGGAGTAG
- a CDS encoding cyclodeaminase/cyclohydrolase family protein has product MLGDKTIKVFLEETASKSPVPGGGSIAALSAGMATALTEMVANLTIGKKGYEDVQRDMEGLISILPSIRTGFIEDIDKDAEAFNGVMDAFKMPKDTDEEKAERKSTIQEGMKNAALIPLEVAKKAFSIMEQITIVVEKGNKNAVTDGAVAAMMARTAVLSALFNVKINLGSIKDQEFVKRVSDQVHELETNIDSLEKEILAKVEL; this is encoded by the coding sequence ATGTTAGGGGATAAAACAATAAAAGTCTTTTTAGAAGAAACAGCTTCTAAGTCGCCTGTACCTGGGGGAGGAAGTATTGCTGCATTGAGTGCAGGGATGGCTACAGCTTTGACTGAGATGGTTGCAAATCTAACTATAGGTAAAAAAGGATATGAGGATGTACAAAGAGATATGGAGGGGTTAATATCTATACTACCAAGTATCAGAACTGGTTTTATAGAAGATATTGACAAAGATGCCGAGGCCTTCAATGGAGTCATGGATGCATTCAAGATGCCAAAGGATACGGATGAAGAAAAGGCTGAGAGAAAAAGTACTATTCAAGAAGGTATGAAAAATGCGGCCCTTATTCCATTAGAGGTTGCTAAAAAGGCCTTTTCCATTATGGAACAAATAACAATAGTTGTAGAGAAGGGCAATAAAAATGCAGTGACTGACGGTGCAGTAGCCGCCATGATGGCAAGAACTGCCGTTCTTTCAGCATTATTCAATGTAAAGATAAATCTAGGGTCAATAAAGGATCAAGAATTTGTTAAGAGAGTATCAGACCAAGTTCATGAATTAGAAACAAATATAGATTCTTTAGAAAAAGAAATCTTAGCTAAAGTTGAATTATAG